In Paenibacillus algicola, a genomic segment contains:
- a CDS encoding carbohydrate ABC transporter permease: MQRETVRDNTIFVLFLVLMAVFLSPILIVLMNSFKGKFFISDAPFKLPDSTTYVGLENYISGLEKTGFLNAFGMSLLITVLSVLVIVWFTSMTAWYITRVKTGFTKSLYFAFVFSMIVPFQMVMFTMTKVANVLHLDNPLGIVIIYLGFGAGLSVFLYSGFVKSIPVEIEEAVMMDGGNPRQMFFRVVFPILKPIAITVAILNVMWIWNDYLLPYLVIGTEYKTIPIAIQYLRGGYGSIDMGAMMAMLTLAIVPVVIFYLFCQRYIIEGVVAGAVKG, from the coding sequence ATGCAAAGAGAAACGGTCCGCGACAATACGATCTTTGTGCTGTTTCTGGTTCTGATGGCCGTGTTCCTGTCCCCGATCCTGATTGTGCTCATGAACTCCTTTAAGGGAAAATTTTTCATCAGTGATGCGCCGTTCAAGCTGCCGGACAGCACCACCTACGTCGGTCTGGAAAACTATATCAGCGGCCTGGAGAAAACAGGCTTTCTGAACGCGTTCGGCATGTCCCTGCTCATTACGGTGCTGTCGGTGCTTGTCATTGTCTGGTTCACGTCCATGACGGCCTGGTACATTACACGGGTGAAGACCGGGTTCACCAAATCCTTGTATTTTGCTTTCGTCTTCTCCATGATCGTGCCCTTTCAGATGGTAATGTTCACGATGACCAAGGTGGCCAATGTGCTGCACCTGGACAATCCGCTCGGTATTGTCATCATTTATTTAGGCTTTGGCGCGGGGCTGTCTGTCTTCCTGTACTCCGGGTTCGTCAAGTCCATCCCTGTAGAGATTGAAGAGGCCGTGATGATGGACGGCGGCAATCCGCGGCAGATGTTCTTCCGGGTTGTGTTTCCGATCCTGAAGCCGATCGCGATTACGGTCGCCATCCTGAATGTGATGTGGATCTGGAACGACTATTTGCTGCCCTATCTCGTGATTGGTACAGAGTACAAAACCATTCCAATTGCCATTCAGTACCTGCGCGGCGGCTATGGCTCGATTGATATGGGTGCGATGATGGCGATGCTGACGCTTGCTATTGTGCCTGTGGTCATATTTTATCTGTTCTGTCAGCGCTATATTATTGAGGGCGTTGTGGCGGGGGCAGTCAAGGGATAA
- a CDS encoding carbohydrate ABC transporter permease → MEKSIKRYVLFFTLPTLLAFAALFVVPFALGIYLSFTEFTTVNDATWVGLSNYGKAFANPDFQNALWFTSKFTVVSIITVNVLAFLLALLLTRGRKGTNLFRTAFFMPNLIGGIVLGYIWQLILNGILYRYEVTLTFDAKYGFWGLVILMSWQMIGYMMVIYIAGIQSIPKDLFEVAKIEGADRWATVRHVTIPMIMPAITICLFLTMINSLKLFDQNLALTAGAPSKETAMLALDIYNTFYGTPGFEGVGQAKAVVFFVLVALISMIQLSITRRREVEQ, encoded by the coding sequence ATGGAGAAATCAATCAAAAGATACGTCTTGTTCTTTACCCTGCCGACCCTGCTTGCCTTTGCTGCCCTGTTCGTGGTTCCCTTCGCGCTGGGCATCTATCTGTCCTTTACCGAGTTCACGACCGTTAATGATGCGACATGGGTAGGGCTGAGCAACTATGGCAAAGCCTTTGCCAATCCGGATTTTCAGAATGCACTCTGGTTTACAAGCAAGTTTACCGTCGTCTCCATCATTACGGTCAATGTGCTGGCCTTCCTGCTGGCCTTGCTGCTGACACGGGGCAGAAAGGGCACGAATCTGTTCCGGACGGCTTTTTTCATGCCGAATCTGATCGGGGGCATCGTGCTGGGCTACATCTGGCAGCTGATTCTGAACGGAATTCTGTACCGCTATGAGGTGACACTGACGTTTGACGCCAAGTACGGCTTCTGGGGACTGGTCATTCTCATGAGCTGGCAGATGATCGGGTATATGATGGTTATTTACATCGCGGGCATCCAAAGCATCCCTAAGGACCTGTTCGAGGTCGCCAAAATCGAAGGCGCAGACCGCTGGGCAACCGTGCGGCACGTGACCATTCCGATGATTATGCCGGCCATTACCATCTGCCTGTTCCTGACGATGATCAATTCCCTGAAGCTGTTTGACCAGAACCTTGCGCTGACCGCAGGGGCTCCCTCCAAGGAGACCGCAATGCTTGCCCTGGACATTTACAACACCTTCTACGGCACGCCGGGCTTTGAAGGAGTGGGGCAGGCGAAGGCTGTCGTGTTCTTCGTGCTCGTGGCCCTGATCTCCATGATCCAGCTGTCTATCACCAGAAGAAGGGAGGTTGAGCAGTAA
- a CDS encoding ABC transporter substrate-binding protein, with protein MKKSKKWMSLILGLTLTMGLAACGGGTETGSTGTTEPNKDSGKAPAEEQTAKVDEIYFLNFKPEIAQVYDKIAKDYEAETGIKVKVVTAAAGTYETTLKSEVAKSDPPTIFQINGPVGYNNWKDYASDLKDTKLYSFLSDPSLAVTSGEGVYGIPYVVEGYGIIYNDAIMKKYFEMADKAVSISSAAEINSFDTLKAVVEDMTAKKDALGIKGVFASTSMAPGEQWRWQTHLANLPLYYEFKDMDGYDSTVLAGLDAKEIEFKYGSNYKNIFDLYINNSVSKGTMVGSKSVADSMAEFALGQAAMVQNGNWAWSQINEVGGNTVKAEDIKFMPIYTGVEGEENQGLAVGTENYFAINSKVSQEKQEASIAFLEWLFSSDKGKQYIVNELGFIAPFNTFGDDEKPADPLAKEVTRWMDEGTTSVAWTFAAFPSEEFKNQFGDALLQYAQGSATWEQVASTVTESWKAEKARTSQ; from the coding sequence GTGAAAAAGAGTAAAAAATGGATGAGCCTGATTCTCGGGCTGACACTGACCATGGGTCTGGCGGCATGCGGAGGCGGGACCGAAACCGGCTCCACCGGCACGACAGAGCCGAACAAGGACAGCGGCAAAGCACCGGCCGAGGAGCAGACAGCGAAGGTGGATGAAATCTACTTCCTGAATTTCAAGCCGGAAATTGCACAGGTGTATGACAAGATTGCCAAGGATTACGAAGCGGAGACCGGCATTAAAGTGAAAGTGGTGACCGCTGCTGCCGGCACCTACGAAACCACGCTGAAGTCCGAGGTGGCCAAATCCGATCCTCCGACGATTTTTCAGATTAACGGTCCGGTCGGATATAACAACTGGAAGGACTATGCCAGCGATCTGAAGGACACCAAGCTGTACAGCTTCCTGTCTGACCCAAGCCTTGCGGTGACGAGCGGAGAGGGTGTATACGGCATCCCTTATGTGGTTGAAGGCTATGGCATCATCTACAATGACGCTATTATGAAGAAATATTTCGAGATGGCCGACAAAGCCGTCAGCATCTCTTCCGCCGCAGAAATCAACAGCTTCGACACCCTGAAGGCCGTGGTTGAGGATATGACCGCGAAAAAGGATGCTCTGGGCATCAAAGGCGTATTCGCCTCCACGTCCATGGCTCCGGGCGAGCAATGGAGATGGCAGACGCACCTGGCGAACCTGCCGCTGTATTATGAGTTCAAGGATATGGACGGCTATGACAGCACCGTGCTGGCCGGACTTGATGCCAAGGAAATCGAGTTCAAGTATGGAAGCAACTACAAGAATATTTTTGACCTCTACATTAACAACTCTGTCAGCAAAGGCACGATGGTCGGAAGCAAGTCCGTAGCTGATTCCATGGCAGAATTCGCGCTGGGTCAGGCAGCCATGGTACAGAACGGAAACTGGGCATGGTCCCAGATTAACGAAGTTGGCGGCAACACGGTGAAAGCCGAGGATATCAAATTCATGCCGATCTATACCGGCGTAGAAGGCGAAGAGAACCAGGGTCTGGCTGTCGGAACCGAGAATTATTTCGCCATTAACAGCAAGGTATCCCAAGAGAAGCAGGAAGCTTCTATCGCATTCCTGGAGTGGCTGTTCTCCAGTGACAAAGGCAAGCAGTATATCGTGAACGAGCTCGGCTTCATCGCACCATTCAACACCTTCGGAGATGATGAGAAGCCTGCAGATCCACTGGCAAAAGAAGTGACACGCTGGATGGATGAAGGCACAACGTCCGTAGCCTGGACCTTTGCCGCCTTCCCAAGCGAGGAGTTCAAGAACCAGTTCGGTGATGCGCTGCTGCAATATGCCCAGGGCAGTGCAACATGGGAGCAGGTCGCCAGCACGGTAACAGAAAGCTGGAAAGCCGAGAAGGCCAGAACAAGCCAATAA